One stretch of Pseudoramibacter sp. DNA includes these proteins:
- a CDS encoding alanine/glycine:cation symporter family protein translates to MKFDALISTVNNFVWGPAMLVLLVGTGVFLTVRLKFLPWRNLGYALKLVFSKPKYLDDSNGDITPFQSLMTALAATIGTGNIVGVATAMVLGGPGALVWMWIAAIFGLSTKYSESVLAVRYRVRKPNGEMAGGPMYALEQGFPQKQIGKILAVLFAFFASLASFGIGNMTQANSISDALLSTFKVSHWITGLVILVLVFIVLVGGIQSIGRVCGTVVPIMGIFYFVSGVVVIIINHGNLIPGISTIFRMAFSTKAVAGGAGGMIITQALRYGVARGVFSNEAGLGSAPIAAAAAKTDHPSRQGYINMTGTFFDTIIICSVTGLVIASSGALGSVDAQGNPVTGVRLTIAAFSSALGQAGTLIVTIGIALFAFSTILGWEYYGEKSFEYLIDHPIATKIYRIIYSLITYVGATTALQTVWNVSDTMNGLMAIPNLICLLVLSGKVAEECFDFQSKYLKN, encoded by the coding sequence TTGAAATTTGATGCGCTGATCTCGACGGTTAATAATTTTGTGTGGGGTCCGGCGATGCTGGTTTTGCTGGTCGGAACAGGTGTGTTTTTAACCGTGCGATTAAAGTTTTTACCATGGCGTAATTTGGGTTATGCTCTTAAATTGGTTTTTTCAAAACCCAAATATTTGGATGATTCAAATGGAGACATTACGCCTTTTCAATCTCTTATGACAGCCTTGGCTGCGACAATTGGCACGGGCAACATTGTTGGTGTTGCAACAGCAATGGTCCTTGGGGGCCCAGGAGCTTTAGTCTGGATGTGGATTGCGGCCATTTTTGGCTTATCAACGAAATACAGCGAGTCTGTACTGGCAGTTCGCTACCGTGTCAGAAAGCCCAATGGAGAAATGGCTGGCGGTCCGATGTATGCACTTGAACAAGGGTTCCCGCAAAAACAAATTGGGAAAATATTAGCTGTATTGTTTGCTTTTTTTGCTTCATTGGCTTCTTTCGGAATTGGCAATATGACACAGGCAAACTCTATTTCTGACGCTTTGTTGAGCACTTTTAAAGTCTCACATTGGATTACGGGCTTAGTGATTTTAGTGCTCGTCTTTATTGTTTTGGTTGGCGGCATCCAAAGCATTGGCCGCGTTTGCGGAACAGTTGTTCCTATTATGGGAATTTTTTATTTCGTTTCAGGTGTAGTTGTGATTATTATTAATCATGGCAATCTGATTCCTGGCATAAGCACCATATTCCGCATGGCGTTTTCAACTAAAGCAGTAGCTGGAGGGGCAGGCGGCATGATTATTACTCAGGCACTCCGCTACGGTGTAGCAAGAGGTGTCTTTTCAAATGAAGCTGGCTTAGGGTCAGCCCCAATTGCTGCAGCTGCCGCTAAAACGGACCATCCGTCACGTCAGGGATATATTAATATGACAGGTACTTTCTTTGACACGATCATTATTTGTTCTGTCACAGGGTTGGTGATTGCGTCATCCGGCGCTCTTGGCAGTGTAGATGCACAGGGCAATCCAGTTACAGGGGTTCGCTTAACCATTGCTGCTTTTTCAAGCGCGCTGGGACAGGCTGGCACATTAATTGTCACCATTGGAATTGCGCTTTTTGCTTTTTCTACTATATTAGGTTGGGAATACTACGGTGAAAAATCTTTTGAATATTTAATCGACCATCCAATTGCAACAAAAATTTATCGCATCATTTATTCACTTATTACGTATGTGGGGGCAACAACCGCTCTTCAAACAGTGTGGAATGTATCGGATACAATGAATGGTTTAATGGCGATACCCAATTTGATTTGTTTATTAGTGCTCTCAGGAAAAGTGGCTGAAGAATGTTTTGATTTTCAAAGCAAATATCTCAAAAATTGA
- the gloA gene encoding lactoylglutathione lyase, with translation MHCKMTHQMIRVFDLDRSIQFYKDALGMHETRRKDVPKGKFTLVYLGDGESDFELELTYNYNPASPYTLGNGYGHLAVYVDDLEKAHEEHQAKGYCVGPLKGLSDDGKKNYYFLTDPDGYQIEVMRRPQ, from the coding sequence ATGCACTGCAAAATGACTCATCAAATGATTCGTGTATTTGACTTAGACCGCTCAATTCAATTTTACAAAGATGCTCTGGGCATGCATGAAACGCGTAGAAAAGACGTTCCAAAAGGAAAATTTACGCTCGTCTATCTCGGAGATGGTGAAAGTGATTTTGAACTGGAATTGACTTATAATTATAACCCTGCATCGCCCTATACTTTGGGAAATGGATATGGACATCTCGCTGTCTACGTAGACGATTTAGAAAAAGCGCATGAAGAACATCAGGCCAAAGGATACTGTGTAGGACCTTTAAAGGGATTATCTGATGACGGCAAAAAAAATTATTATTTTCTCACAGATCCA